The Euphorbia lathyris chromosome 8, ddEupLath1.1, whole genome shotgun sequence genome has a window encoding:
- the LOC136203405 gene encoding stemmadenine O-acetyltransferase-like isoform X2 has translation MAAAPLLGDSAAGKIKDDHLIDCNDKDVLFQEASPGSYVSMIQETRFRCGGIAIGVQFSHMAMDGVAVASFLKTWAKVANNSVEAAHVLPYFDAVSVFPHYDEFPREAMLSSNKLSMRLGKVVTKRFMFEPSSLELLKAKATSSSVENPTRVEVVSALLCKSMKGIRVSEENKPMALIVSVNLRTRANPPFPECSMGNIVWPTTAILPNENEMKSLVESIRGTIRKIDSEYVKNIQGRGGFVKLSNQMSKELGNGKSLEHVACTSWCNFGLYDVDFGWGKPLWVSCVGAEGNSKTPYFNSIVLMDAKMEKGIEAWVYMDEDELSLMEKDEDLLAYASINASPLKHGL, from the exons ATGGCGGCAGCACCACTTTTGGGTGATTCAGCAGCAG GAAAGATCAAAGATGATCACCTCATCGACTGCAATGACAAAG ATGTCCTGTTTCAAGAAGCAAGTCCGGGATCTTATGTTTCTATGATACAAGAAACACGTTTTCGTTGCGGCGGGATAGCCATTGGTGTACAATTCTCACACATGGCTATGGATGGAGTAGCAGTAGCTTCTTTTCTAAAAACTTGGGCTAAAGTAGCTAATAATTCAGTAGAAGCAGCACATGTTTTACCATATTTTGATGCTGTATCTGTGTTTCCACACTATGATGAGTTTCCGCGAGAGGCGATGTTATCGAGCAACAAATTGTCGATGAGACTCGGGAAAGTAGTCACGAAAAGGTTTATGTTCGAACCATCATCGCTCGAGTTGCTTAAAGCGAAAGCAACGAGTTCAAGCGTCGAAAATCCAACCCGAGTCGAAGTTGTTTCTGCACTTCTCTGCAAATCCATGAAGGGTATTCGTGTTTCCGAAGAAAATAAGCCGATGGCACTTATAGTCTCTGTGAATCTACGGACAAGAGCGAACCCTCCATTCCCGGAATGTTCAATGGGAAACATAGTGTGGCCTACAACAGCAATATTACCAAATGAAAATGAGATGAAGAGCTTAGTTGAGTCCATAAGAGGAACAATTAGGAAAATAGATTCAGAATATGTGAAGAACATACAAGGACGTGGAGGTTTTGTTAAGCTGTCAAATCAGATGTCCAAGGAGTTGGGTAATGGGAAATCATTGGAACATGTTGCTTGTACTAGTTGGTGTAATTTTGGGTTGTATGATGTTGATTTTGGATGGGGAAAGCCATTGTGGGTTTCTTGTGTTGGTGCAGAAGGTAATTCTAAAACTCcatattttaattcaattgttttaatggaTGCAAAAATGGAGAAAGGAATAGAGGCATGGGTGTATATGGATGAGGATGAGCTTTCTTTAATGGAGAAAGATGAGGATCTTCTTGCTTATGCTTCCATTAATGCCAGTCCACTAAAACATGGTTTGTGA
- the LOC136203405 gene encoding stemmadenine O-acetyltransferase-like isoform X1, translated as MAAAPLLGDSAAGKIKDDHLIDCNDKGSYYVNARVNNISLSDYLNQSDPTSTLYKLLPKDVLFQEASPGSYVSMIQETRFRCGGIAIGVQFSHMAMDGVAVASFLKTWAKVANNSVEAAHVLPYFDAVSVFPHYDEFPREAMLSSNKLSMRLGKVVTKRFMFEPSSLELLKAKATSSSVENPTRVEVVSALLCKSMKGIRVSEENKPMALIVSVNLRTRANPPFPECSMGNIVWPTTAILPNENEMKSLVESIRGTIRKIDSEYVKNIQGRGGFVKLSNQMSKELGNGKSLEHVACTSWCNFGLYDVDFGWGKPLWVSCVGAEGNSKTPYFNSIVLMDAKMEKGIEAWVYMDEDELSLMEKDEDLLAYASINASPLKHGL; from the exons ATGGCGGCAGCACCACTTTTGGGTGATTCAGCAGCAG GAAAGATCAAAGATGATCACCTCATCGACTGCAATGACAAAGGTTCGTACTACGTGAATGCCAGAGTCAATAACATTTCTCTATCTGATTATCTCAATCAGTCTGATCCGACATCAACATTGTATAAACTATTGCCAAAAGATGTCCTGTTTCAAGAAGCAAGTCCGGGATCTTATGTTTCTATGATACAAGAAACACGTTTTCGTTGCGGCGGGATAGCCATTGGTGTACAATTCTCACACATGGCTATGGATGGAGTAGCAGTAGCTTCTTTTCTAAAAACTTGGGCTAAAGTAGCTAATAATTCAGTAGAAGCAGCACATGTTTTACCATATTTTGATGCTGTATCTGTGTTTCCACACTATGATGAGTTTCCGCGAGAGGCGATGTTATCGAGCAACAAATTGTCGATGAGACTCGGGAAAGTAGTCACGAAAAGGTTTATGTTCGAACCATCATCGCTCGAGTTGCTTAAAGCGAAAGCAACGAGTTCAAGCGTCGAAAATCCAACCCGAGTCGAAGTTGTTTCTGCACTTCTCTGCAAATCCATGAAGGGTATTCGTGTTTCCGAAGAAAATAAGCCGATGGCACTTATAGTCTCTGTGAATCTACGGACAAGAGCGAACCCTCCATTCCCGGAATGTTCAATGGGAAACATAGTGTGGCCTACAACAGCAATATTACCAAATGAAAATGAGATGAAGAGCTTAGTTGAGTCCATAAGAGGAACAATTAGGAAAATAGATTCAGAATATGTGAAGAACATACAAGGACGTGGAGGTTTTGTTAAGCTGTCAAATCAGATGTCCAAGGAGTTGGGTAATGGGAAATCATTGGAACATGTTGCTTGTACTAGTTGGTGTAATTTTGGGTTGTATGATGTTGATTTTGGATGGGGAAAGCCATTGTGGGTTTCTTGTGTTGGTGCAGAAGGTAATTCTAAAACTCcatattttaattcaattgttttaatggaTGCAAAAATGGAGAAAGGAATAGAGGCATGGGTGTATATGGATGAGGATGAGCTTTCTTTAATGGAGAAAGATGAGGATCTTCTTGCTTATGCTTCCATTAATGCCAGTCCACTAAAACATGGTTTGTGA
- the LOC136203405 gene encoding stemmadenine O-acetyltransferase-like isoform X3 has product MIQETRFRCGGIAIGVQFSHMAMDGVAVASFLKTWAKVANNSVEAAHVLPYFDAVSVFPHYDEFPREAMLSSNKLSMRLGKVVTKRFMFEPSSLELLKAKATSSSVENPTRVEVVSALLCKSMKGIRVSEENKPMALIVSVNLRTRANPPFPECSMGNIVWPTTAILPNENEMKSLVESIRGTIRKIDSEYVKNIQGRGGFVKLSNQMSKELGNGKSLEHVACTSWCNFGLYDVDFGWGKPLWVSCVGAEGNSKTPYFNSIVLMDAKMEKGIEAWVYMDEDELSLMEKDEDLLAYASINASPLKHGL; this is encoded by the coding sequence ATGATACAAGAAACACGTTTTCGTTGCGGCGGGATAGCCATTGGTGTACAATTCTCACACATGGCTATGGATGGAGTAGCAGTAGCTTCTTTTCTAAAAACTTGGGCTAAAGTAGCTAATAATTCAGTAGAAGCAGCACATGTTTTACCATATTTTGATGCTGTATCTGTGTTTCCACACTATGATGAGTTTCCGCGAGAGGCGATGTTATCGAGCAACAAATTGTCGATGAGACTCGGGAAAGTAGTCACGAAAAGGTTTATGTTCGAACCATCATCGCTCGAGTTGCTTAAAGCGAAAGCAACGAGTTCAAGCGTCGAAAATCCAACCCGAGTCGAAGTTGTTTCTGCACTTCTCTGCAAATCCATGAAGGGTATTCGTGTTTCCGAAGAAAATAAGCCGATGGCACTTATAGTCTCTGTGAATCTACGGACAAGAGCGAACCCTCCATTCCCGGAATGTTCAATGGGAAACATAGTGTGGCCTACAACAGCAATATTACCAAATGAAAATGAGATGAAGAGCTTAGTTGAGTCCATAAGAGGAACAATTAGGAAAATAGATTCAGAATATGTGAAGAACATACAAGGACGTGGAGGTTTTGTTAAGCTGTCAAATCAGATGTCCAAGGAGTTGGGTAATGGGAAATCATTGGAACATGTTGCTTGTACTAGTTGGTGTAATTTTGGGTTGTATGATGTTGATTTTGGATGGGGAAAGCCATTGTGGGTTTCTTGTGTTGGTGCAGAAGGTAATTCTAAAACTCcatattttaattcaattgttttaatggaTGCAAAAATGGAGAAAGGAATAGAGGCATGGGTGTATATGGATGAGGATGAGCTTTCTTTAATGGAGAAAGATGAGGATCTTCTTGCTTATGCTTCCATTAATGCCAGTCCACTAAAACATGGTTTGTGA